The proteins below are encoded in one region of Ferroplasma acidiphilum:
- a CDS encoding DNA/RNA helicase domain-containing protein, whose translation MNYLYYNNTKSFLEEYNKDFPDALANKYRELFHVSPGLYLYNSWKGSIAYLYNLITALNSKGIVLEYIIPAGGERADAIFVGNTVSPSLMIIEMKGWRTMEIVDDYSVIADNKKEVNPSYQVLNYSGKIKYSIEGIENFNINSMVILYNILNHNKSMDGIYSGNERELIIKELKKNLDPGFDPHSLTTFVNARYRQNINLFEAVRKYHLDIKNGAMKALASEGYGLYSEQLEPYLEIINNLLTGTPGNYIIHGGPGSGKSLIALNLLLRSSAMGKQSVLSYRNNRMVASLRKLLDSISTGMSTLIKYYSTGRPGNPGVAEDKFPVHYDIAIFDESQRMTVKNIKNAGKVADISVFFYDDSQILGTREQGTQSNFLKYLENPHEITLKGLYRNGNEYGEFVNKLLKGESTIYPEPYDLQYFPDIKCLINTLKTKIDLGKKSALVASFTEAKGNIHDINSQDNIRIGDRIPSGLNLYSGTGIAVRWLMDPKKEYAPFWVGGESNKLEKCASVYGAQGFEADYTGVIWGRDLVRRDNKWVLGDNCEDFEIKKLFFKGKNGDKTSYDTAIELLVNRYRILLTRGIYGTYIFCEDSETGEYLKRQCHVEMDLNDRSNSMDVQ comes from the coding sequence ATGAATTATTTATATTATAACAACACCAAATCTTTTCTTGAAGAATACAATAAAGATTTTCCAGATGCCCTGGCAAACAAATATAGAGAACTATTTCATGTATCTCCCGGGTTATACCTGTATAATTCCTGGAAGGGTTCTATTGCATATCTATATAATCTGATCACAGCACTTAACAGCAAGGGCATTGTTCTTGAGTACATCATTCCTGCAGGAGGAGAGCGGGCAGATGCTATATTTGTCGGAAATACTGTATCTCCATCACTGATGATAATTGAAATGAAAGGCTGGAGAACCATGGAAATAGTCGATGATTATTCTGTAATTGCTGATAACAAAAAAGAAGTTAATCCTTCATATCAGGTGTTGAACTATTCTGGAAAAATAAAGTATAGTATAGAAGGGATAGAAAATTTTAACATTAATTCTATGGTCATTTTATACAACATATTAAATCACAACAAATCTATGGATGGAATATATTCTGGAAATGAACGGGAATTAATAATAAAGGAATTGAAGAAAAATTTAGACCCTGGATTCGATCCTCACAGCCTGACGACCTTTGTCAATGCAAGGTACAGGCAAAATATAAACTTATTTGAGGCTGTAAGGAAATACCATCTTGATATCAAAAATGGCGCAATGAAAGCCCTTGCATCTGAAGGTTATGGCCTTTACAGCGAGCAATTGGAGCCCTATCTTGAAATAATTAATAACCTGCTTACAGGAACGCCAGGAAATTATATAATCCACGGCGGACCCGGTTCCGGAAAATCATTGATTGCCCTCAACCTTCTTCTCAGGTCATCAGCAATGGGCAAACAATCTGTACTTTCTTACAGGAATAACAGGATGGTCGCATCGCTGCGTAAACTCCTTGATAGTATTAGCACGGGAATGTCCACCCTGATTAAATATTATTCAACCGGAAGGCCCGGCAATCCCGGTGTTGCTGAAGATAAATTTCCAGTACATTATGATATTGCTATATTCGACGAATCACAGAGAATGACCGTTAAAAATATTAAAAATGCAGGAAAAGTAGCAGATATATCGGTATTCTTCTATGACGATTCCCAGATACTTGGAACGCGCGAACAGGGAACACAATCAAATTTTTTAAAGTATCTTGAGAACCCGCATGAAATAACACTTAAAGGCTTATATAGAAATGGTAATGAGTACGGAGAATTTGTAAATAAACTGCTGAAAGGTGAATCCACAATTTATCCTGAACCGTATGACCTGCAATATTTTCCAGATATAAAATGCCTTATAAATACACTTAAAACAAAAATAGACCTTGGAAAAAAATCCGCTCTGGTTGCCTCATTCACTGAAGCAAAGGGAAACATACACGATATTAATTCACAGGATAATATCAGGATAGGGGATAGAATTCCATCAGGGCTTAATCTATACTCTGGAACCGGAATAGCGGTAAGGTGGCTTATGGACCCTAAAAAAGAGTATGCTCCTTTCTGGGTAGGTGGGGAATCAAATAAACTGGAGAAATGTGCTTCTGTTTATGGCGCACAGGGATTTGAAGCTGATTATACCGGTGTCATATGGGGAAGAGACCTTGTGAGGAGAGATAATAAATGGGTGCTTGGAGACAATTGCGAAGATTTTGAAATTAAAAAACTATTCTTTAAAGGAAAGAATGGAGATAAAACATCATATGACACTGCTATAGAGCTTCTTGTTAATCGATACAGAATTCTTCTAACAAGGGGAATTTATGGAACCTATATATTCTGTGAAGACAGCGAAACTGGTGAATACCTTAAAAGACAATGCCATGTGGAAATGGATTTGAATGATCGTAGCAATTCTATGGATGTACAATAA
- a CDS encoding MFS transporter translates to MNSVYLGNNYLWTSFESLFLPYVIELLVPSRLQTIYLGIIAFAGIIIGIAFNFLSGSFSDKFHSRYGRRRPMILIGSIIVIFSLLLFIIIKETIVTIFIIYILIEIGSNIAYGSYQPLIRDIIPESQRSTSSGVGGFFTLIGSAFGFGLSGVLIGTGRIELATVLILITIAAGSIITIFTIKREDYISSSEIIHRKLSGVIKNFKQSTKFKWMAIANFFITTGSSGLVFFEYYYFEYSLDLKDTAIYVAIAGVTILLISALSTVGIGILADKINKEIFLLIFPLISGFSILFISFIHAFYLFLVLGSLIGIAYGNYFTITNSYMSFIVPHGSAGKYLSIFLVSTEIGAAFSPLIYGLVLFLFRGMGSAEYSRLFELSSIFYFIGFALILLKVVNIQGTANGRA, encoded by the coding sequence ATGAATTCCGTATATCTTGGAAATAATTATTTATGGACTTCCTTTGAGTCATTATTCCTCCCATATGTAATAGAATTATTAGTTCCATCCAGGCTCCAGACGATATATCTTGGAATAATTGCTTTTGCGGGCATAATTATCGGAATTGCATTCAATTTTCTTTCCGGATCATTTTCAGATAAATTCCATTCAAGATATGGCCGTAGAAGACCTATGATTTTAATAGGTTCTATAATTGTTATATTTTCTTTATTGCTATTTATAATAATCAAAGAAACCATTGTTACAATTTTTATTATTTACATCCTGATTGAGATCGGGTCCAATATTGCTTATGGCTCCTACCAGCCGTTGATTAGAGATATAATCCCCGAATCGCAGAGAAGTACATCATCAGGAGTAGGTGGTTTTTTCACACTGATTGGTTCAGCTTTTGGATTCGGGTTATCGGGAGTTTTAATCGGAACAGGGCGAATAGAGCTTGCCACTGTATTAATCCTTATAACTATAGCTGCAGGGTCTATAATCACAATATTTACAATAAAAAGAGAGGATTATATTAGCAGCTCTGAAATTATACACCGGAAGCTTTCCGGTGTTATTAAAAACTTTAAACAATCTACAAAATTTAAATGGATGGCAATAGCTAATTTTTTCATAACCACAGGGAGCTCTGGACTGGTATTCTTTGAATATTACTATTTTGAATATTCACTTGATTTGAAAGATACTGCAATCTATGTTGCAATAGCAGGTGTAACTATACTTTTAATTTCAGCATTGTCTACTGTGGGCATAGGAATTCTTGCTGATAAAATAAATAAAGAAATATTTCTGTTAATATTTCCATTGATAAGTGGATTCAGCATATTATTTATCTCGTTCATACACGCATTTTACTTATTTTTAGTCCTTGGTTCATTAATAGGTATAGCATATGGAAATTATTTTACAATTACAAATTCATATATGAGTTTCATAGTTCCGCATGGAAGTGCAGGCAAATATTTATCCATATTCCTTGTTTCCACAGAGATAGGTGCAGCGTTTTCCCCATTGATATATGGTCTGGTCCTTTTTCTATTCCGGGGTATGGGATCTGCTGAGTATTCCCGGCTTTTTGAATTATCCTCTATTTTCTATTTTATAGGTTTTGCCCTGATACTGTTAAAGGTGGTCAACATACAAGGTACTGCGAATGGTCGGGCTTAG
- a CDS encoding class I SAM-dependent methyltransferase, which translates to MEERSMDEIMEKISPLVTGNNVLDIGTGFGIVIKALINNKDLKITSIDPETWRFDELKNTFLTEIYENRLKLMNAYAENLPFRDNEFTTTISLFSAHHFKDIIKALDEINRVTSGTIIIADWGPESAGKTNPHSPEQLEIPMSKVKSHGIKNNYAVKDGSMWYMIYKKN; encoded by the coding sequence ATGGAAGAACGATCAATGGATGAAATAATGGAGAAAATTAGCCCGCTTGTTACCGGCAACAATGTTTTAGATATTGGTACCGGGTTTGGGATTGTAATTAAGGCATTGATAAATAATAAAGATCTGAAAATTACAAGTATAGACCCGGAAACATGGAGGTTTGATGAGTTAAAAAACACATTTTTAACCGAAATTTATGAAAATAGATTAAAATTGATGAATGCATATGCAGAGAATCTACCGTTCAGGGATAATGAATTTACAACAACAATATCACTTTTCTCTGCTCATCACTTTAAAGATATAATTAAGGCACTGGATGAAATAAATAGAGTTACATCGGGGACCATTATCATAGCTGATTGGGGTCCTGAATCGGCCGGAAAAACAAATCCCCATAGCCCGGAACAACTTGAAATTCCAATGAGCAAGGTAAAGAGTCATGGAATAAAAAACAATTATGCAGTTAAAGATGGCAGCATGTGGTATATGATTTATAAAAAAAATTAA
- a CDS encoding alpha/beta hydrolase family protein has protein sequence MEGHRIEDLLRLKNIENVIIDSTGKRIAALAGSTYRDYKKKEFNKYIYILKEDLSTERVIQGTGIKCIDISDTGRLLYADGHGIHITGNGFSDLNIKFDGGIQQAKWMGDKILFTATVKKHSSPEDAYFFEENDPLNEMYLLDLSHGIKKITGNIHIWEFDNDGENIYAVTSSKPMESCWYNSSVSKIYLDGKVEKVYDPDFRELGKITVNGNRAAFLESIMSDRGVISGDIILLENGHAKNITMGSETTYSHIEFHKNSMYALENHMGTFTIRNMESGKAIWKGSGIVYPVFSPAFSTNGNIFVFPYSNEKEIAEIVRVESGKVSRSGINSELQNLKAYPSELVEWKSSDGKDIYGFFRSEGSEKPVIVYIHGGPTSFSYPAFIDRTTMYLGAGFSVFLPNYRGSIGMGRQYAESNRGDMGGMDFEDVITGINYLKKQGKIKTDRIYITGGSYGGYISALAIMKSDIFKASVSLYGISDWISFHGVSNLYNWDRVHMNDDPYNFRKYDGFSAIRMDHDVKTPVLLMHGVEDPYVPIGQYYEFYRFLKEHGKSVRLLVYPREGHGFTEKDHMITQYKETIDFFNRYK, from the coding sequence ATGGAAGGGCATAGAATAGAAGATCTTCTGAGATTAAAAAATATTGAAAATGTTATAATCGACAGTACGGGAAAACGTATTGCCGCACTGGCGGGAAGCACGTACAGAGACTATAAGAAAAAGGAGTTTAATAAGTATATTTACATTCTCAAGGAAGACCTTTCAACAGAGAGGGTGATTCAGGGAACTGGAATAAAATGTATTGATATCTCAGATACAGGCCGGCTACTGTATGCTGATGGGCATGGAATACATATAACAGGGAATGGCTTTTCAGACCTTAACATAAAATTTGACGGTGGAATACAGCAGGCAAAGTGGATGGGGGATAAAATACTTTTCACAGCCACAGTAAAAAAACACAGCAGCCCTGAAGATGCCTACTTTTTTGAAGAAAATGATCCGTTGAATGAAATGTATTTGCTGGACCTTTCACATGGAATTAAAAAAATAACCGGAAATATACACATATGGGAATTCGATAATGATGGTGAAAATATATACGCTGTTACATCCAGCAAACCTATGGAGAGTTGCTGGTACAATTCATCTGTTTCGAAAATATACCTGGATGGAAAGGTAGAAAAGGTTTATGACCCGGATTTCAGGGAACTTGGAAAAATTACAGTCAATGGAAACAGGGCAGCTTTCCTTGAATCAATAATGAGCGACAGGGGTGTCATATCCGGAGATATAATCCTTTTGGAAAATGGACATGCTAAGAATATTACAATGGGCTCAGAAACAACATATTCACACATTGAATTTCACAAGAATTCTATGTATGCACTGGAAAACCACATGGGCACATTTACAATAAGAAATATGGAATCCGGAAAAGCTATATGGAAGGGGAGCGGAATTGTATATCCTGTATTTTCACCTGCATTTTCAACCAATGGGAATATATTTGTATTTCCGTATTCCAATGAAAAGGAAATAGCAGAAATCGTGCGTGTAGAATCTGGAAAGGTTAGCAGATCTGGAATAAATAGTGAGCTGCAGAACCTTAAGGCGTATCCATCAGAACTCGTAGAATGGAAATCCTCAGATGGCAAGGATATCTACGGCTTCTTCAGATCGGAAGGCTCCGAAAAACCTGTAATTGTATACATACATGGAGGGCCTACATCCTTTTCCTATCCTGCATTCATAGACAGGACAACAATGTATCTCGGTGCCGGATTTTCAGTGTTCCTCCCTAATTACAGGGGAAGCATAGGAATGGGCAGGCAATACGCTGAATCAAATCGGGGAGATATGGGCGGCATGGATTTTGAAGATGTTATTACTGGAATAAATTATCTTAAGAAACAGGGAAAAATAAAGACCGATAGAATATATATAACAGGTGGTTCATATGGCGGGTATATTTCCGCTCTGGCGATAATGAAATCAGATATATTCAAAGCTTCTGTTTCGCTCTACGGAATTTCTGACTGGATTAGTTTCCACGGTGTATCCAATCTCTATAACTGGGATCGGGTACATATGAATGATGACCCCTATAATTTCAGAAAATACGATGGATTTTCCGCAATAAGAATGGATCATGATGTAAAAACTCCTGTATTGCTGATGCACGGGGTGGAAGATCCATATGTTCCCATAGGGCAGTATTATGAGTTTTACAGATTTTTGAAGGAACATGGCAAATCTGTAAGATTATTAGTTTACCCCAGGGAAGGGCATGGATTTACAGAGAAGGATCATATGATTACGCAGTATAAAGAAACAATAGATTTCTTTAACCGCTATAAATGA
- a CDS encoding tetratricopeptide repeat protein has translation MADKSIDKQVDKYYNEAMKLFNDEIYDKAILPLTRAIKLDNGNPEYYEKRSWCYIYTDESKKAIEDIDKALSIVKKPEYYIAKAYALINDNNNSEAYTALDTAINMAPGNPDYHSIKGDLLLDDKKYGPALEQYNTAIKILPGVYQFHYGKAMAYSYMEKFPEALEEYNRVIEIEPNFGEAYYNRSIIYLDQDKFEDAIRDAERAMDLESDVPDNFDLMGNILAAMEKYEEALKYYGEAIELDSRFAAAYYDMGIMYDNMKNYSNAIENYDKAIKLVDNYYEGTKSPSNAAIPAFLKKANDLYLLNKADDAIATYEQAFKREPGSVIIPVKMGHILFELARYSDVVSLLSPIFSYGLKTIKKMCAEDECEDNHLISGLNDLINSCNATGKTQNVKLYKKLLDDMQ, from the coding sequence ATGGCTGATAAAAGTATTGATAAACAGGTTGACAAATATTATAACGAAGCAATGAAACTTTTTAATGATGAAATATATGATAAAGCAATCCTTCCGTTAACCAGGGCCATTAAATTAGATAATGGCAATCCAGAGTATTATGAAAAGCGGTCGTGGTGTTATATATATACAGACGAGAGCAAGAAGGCAATAGAAGACATAGATAAGGCCTTATCCATAGTTAAAAAGCCGGAGTATTATATTGCAAAGGCATACGCATTGATAAATGATAACAATAACAGTGAGGCATACACGGCACTTGATACAGCAATAAATATGGCTCCAGGGAATCCCGATTACCATTCTATTAAAGGAGATCTGCTTCTTGACGACAAAAAATATGGCCCTGCTCTAGAACAGTATAATACAGCAATAAAAATACTTCCAGGTGTATACCAGTTCCATTATGGAAAAGCCATGGCTTATTCGTATATGGAAAAATTTCCTGAAGCGCTTGAAGAATATAACAGAGTTATAGAAATTGAGCCAAATTTTGGGGAAGCTTATTACAACAGATCAATAATTTATCTGGATCAGGATAAGTTTGAAGATGCCATCCGGGATGCTGAGAGGGCAATGGATCTTGAATCAGACGTTCCGGATAATTTCGATTTAATGGGAAACATTTTAGCAGCAATGGAAAAATACGAAGAGGCCTTAAAATATTATGGTGAAGCAATAGAACTTGACAGTAGATTTGCTGCGGCCTATTATGATATGGGAATTATGTACGACAATATGAAAAACTATAGTAACGCCATTGAAAATTATGATAAGGCAATTAAACTGGTTGATAATTACTATGAAGGAACAAAATCGCCTTCAAATGCAGCTATTCCAGCATTTCTTAAAAAAGCAAATGACTTATATTTGCTTAATAAAGCAGATGACGCCATTGCCACCTATGAACAGGCATTTAAGAGAGAACCAGGAAGTGTAATAATTCCGGTAAAAATGGGACATATACTATTTGAACTGGCAAGGTACAGTGATGTGGTATCACTTCTATCACCAATCTTTTCATATGGCCTGAAAACTATTAAAAAAATGTGCGCAGAAGATGAATGCGAGGATAACCACCTTATATCCGGATTAAATGACCTTATCAATAGTTGCAATGCCACCGGTAAAACACAGAATGTCAAGTTATATAAAAAATTACTAGATGACATGCAATGA
- a CDS encoding MFS transporter gives MVNIPKSTSYLLKMNAIHLGTNYLWISYESYILPIELLSYNKSSLFLGIIAFIGTALGVFIGLFFGTLSDKYNFGWGRRGPYIMAGAIFIVLSMFLNQLLTITLAGVLLGYIMIQISSNVAVGAYQPLYADILGEDQRGKGSGIGGIFRLLGSMMGYGITGFLIDTPYRQYVIVLITVVVVVTALLSTNTIKKSDLIIKRKKPGITKLFMDMFNLKNGLKNYIYVVVGSFMVFSGVIGLSFFELYFFKYILHYANPAYYVSIAGIVVLITSAFASFVFGVLSDKIGRKKILVYITVIGGIAMILIPEFEKFVYFLILGSIIGMSYGIFMSVSDALASDMAPGEETGKYMGYYNMATGGASSVSPLIYGLILYFSSSYSLGFRYVFYAAGGFFFIGFAMFYKILKD, from the coding sequence GTGGTAAATATACCAAAAAGCACCAGTTATTTATTAAAAATGAATGCCATACATCTTGGCACCAATTATCTATGGATTTCATATGAATCTTATATACTGCCCATTGAATTATTGTCGTATAATAAAAGTAGTTTATTCCTGGGAATAATTGCATTTATAGGTACTGCCCTCGGTGTATTTATTGGTCTTTTTTTCGGGACATTGAGTGACAAGTATAATTTTGGGTGGGGTCGCCGTGGACCTTATATTATGGCTGGAGCAATATTCATAGTGCTATCAATGTTTCTTAATCAGCTTCTAACTATTACACTTGCGGGCGTTCTTCTCGGGTATATTATGATACAGATCTCTTCGAATGTAGCAGTAGGGGCATACCAGCCACTATACGCAGATATTCTGGGAGAAGATCAAAGAGGTAAGGGTAGTGGAATAGGGGGCATATTCAGACTTTTAGGCTCTATGATGGGATATGGCATCACAGGTTTCCTGATAGACACACCGTATAGGCAGTATGTAATTGTTTTAATAACGGTCGTAGTGGTGGTTACTGCCCTCCTGTCCACCAACACCATAAAGAAATCAGACCTGATAATTAAGCGGAAGAAGCCGGGGATAACAAAATTATTCATGGATATGTTCAATTTAAAAAATGGTTTAAAAAATTATATCTATGTAGTTGTTGGAAGCTTCATGGTATTTTCAGGTGTTATAGGGCTATCATTCTTTGAGCTGTATTTTTTTAAATACATATTGCATTACGCAAATCCGGCATATTATGTCTCAATAGCTGGCATTGTAGTACTTATTACATCTGCGTTTGCATCATTTGTTTTCGGTGTATTGTCAGATAAAATAGGCAGGAAAAAAATCCTTGTTTATATAACCGTTATCGGTGGAATCGCAATGATTCTCATACCTGAATTTGAGAAATTTGTCTATTTTCTTATATTAGGCTCCATAATAGGCATGTCATATGGAATATTTATGAGTGTTTCAGATGCTTTAGCCAGCGATATGGCCCCCGGTGAGGAAACTGGAAAATATATGGGTTACTATAATATGGCCACAGGTGGCGCATCCTCTGTGTCACCCCTCATATACGGATTAATCCTTTATTTTTCTTCATCCTATTCCCTGGGTTTCAGATATGTTTTTTATGCCGCAGGAGGATTTTTCTTTATAGGATTTGCTATGTTTTATAAGATACTGAAAGATTAA
- a CDS encoding phosphoenolpyruvate carboxykinase (GTP), with translation MGDIENISKNPENQLKMLLFHRNPELNGRLETFVRMLEPANIVVITDPDFYEKKLVGEMATDHELIELNRKYYSNSYLYRSNPDDVARTEKDTYISSLDEKNAGATNNWMEPEHLKSRIFNLIKGSMKNKTMYIVPFILGPAGSKYSEAGIQITDNPYVVINLIKISLVGKEAINRIENTGKYVVAIHVTGTLDKNNRYIAHFTDEDLIISVNTAYGGNALLTKKGYALRIASVHARDNSRMAEHMMALEVTSPSGRKYGISGAFPSASGKTNLSMIRTPTDMAGWDAQLLSDDIIWMHINNDSLYAINPEYGFFGVAPGTNATTNPNAMKAFNRDTIFTNTALTTDGKPWWYSLDPSVSEVYDWHGNLTTDLKNAAHPNSRFTTPIKNYPYLSSKFYDNEGLKIDAMLFGGRRSDLIPLVRQAKSWAQGVLFGAMIRAETTAATTGKVGILRNDPMAMIPFCGYNIGDYFQHWLDMGKLVQHRPEIFYVNWFRKDSDGNFIWPGFSENFRVIEWIASRLDAKANAIETPVGLIPDIANFASGNLGKNKLEQLFEIDYPGWLKELNEIEPFFKKIGDSFPEELWREFHNMKDGVEKQI, from the coding sequence ATGGGTGATATAGAAAATATATCAAAAAATCCGGAAAATCAGCTAAAAATGTTATTATTCCATAGAAATCCAGAATTGAATGGAAGACTGGAAACATTTGTGAGAATGCTTGAACCAGCGAATATTGTTGTTATTACTGACCCAGATTTTTATGAAAAAAAACTGGTAGGGGAAATGGCAACAGACCATGAACTTATAGAATTGAATAGGAAATATTACAGTAATTCTTACCTGTACAGGAGCAATCCAGATGATGTTGCAAGGACTGAGAAGGATACATACATATCCAGTTTAGATGAGAAGAATGCTGGTGCAACAAATAACTGGATGGAACCAGAACACTTAAAATCCCGCATTTTCAATTTAATTAAAGGTTCAATGAAGAATAAAACCATGTATATCGTACCATTTATTCTGGGCCCCGCAGGTTCGAAATACAGTGAAGCGGGCATACAGATTACAGATAATCCATATGTTGTAATTAACTTAATAAAAATATCGCTTGTTGGAAAAGAAGCCATAAACCGTATTGAAAATACAGGCAAATATGTGGTAGCAATCCATGTAACCGGTACCCTGGATAAAAATAACAGATACATTGCACATTTCACAGATGAAGACCTGATAATTAGTGTAAATACCGCATATGGCGGAAATGCCCTCCTGACCAAAAAAGGCTACGCGCTGAGAATAGCAAGTGTACACGCAAGGGACAACTCAAGGATGGCAGAACATATGATGGCACTTGAAGTTACATCACCCAGCGGGAGAAAATACGGCATCTCAGGAGCTTTTCCAAGCGCCAGTGGCAAAACGAACCTATCTATGATACGGACTCCTACTGATATGGCTGGCTGGGATGCGCAACTATTGAGTGATGATATTATATGGATGCATATCAATAATGACTCGCTATACGCAATTAACCCTGAATATGGATTTTTCGGTGTTGCACCTGGCACCAATGCAACAACAAATCCCAATGCAATGAAAGCATTCAATAGGGATACAATTTTTACAAACACTGCACTAACAACGGATGGCAAACCCTGGTGGTATTCACTTGACCCTTCTGTAAGTGAGGTATATGACTGGCATGGCAATTTAACTACGGATTTAAAGAATGCGGCCCATCCAAACTCACGTTTTACTACACCAATAAAGAATTACCCGTATCTTTCTAGTAAATTCTATGATAATGAAGGCTTGAAAATTGACGCTATGTTATTCGGAGGCAGGCGCAGTGATCTCATACCGCTTGTGAGGCAGGCAAAGAGCTGGGCGCAGGGCGTGCTTTTCGGCGCAATGATAAGAGCTGAAACAACGGCTGCTACAACTGGAAAAGTTGGAATATTGAGAAACGACCCTATGGCCATGATTCCGTTCTGCGGGTATAACATAGGCGATTACTTCCAGCACTGGCTTGATATGGGAAAACTAGTACAGCACAGGCCTGAGATTTTTTATGTGAACTGGTTCAGAAAAGATTCAGATGGAAATTTCATCTGGCCTGGCTTCAGTGAGAATTTCAGGGTTATTGAATGGATTGCCAGCAGGCTGGATGCAAAAGCAAATGCCATTGAAACCCCTGTTGGATTAATTCCCGACATAGCTAATTTCGCCTCTGGAAATTTAGGCAAAAACAAATTAGAGCAGCTCTTTGAGATAGATTATCCGGGATGGTTAAAGGAACTTAACGAAATAGAACCATTTTTCAAAAAGATAGGCGATAGTTTCCCCGAAGAACTGTGGAGAGAATTTCATAACATGAAAGATGGAGTGGAAAAACAAATTTAA